Proteins co-encoded in one Candidatus Zixiibacteriota bacterium genomic window:
- a CDS encoding VOC family protein produces the protein MPRVVHFEIHVDDPDRAGKFYREVFDWRFQKWEGPVEYWLITTGDSTEPGIDGGMMRRRDPQGNVYNTIAVNNIDASIASIEKHGGTIVVPKMPISGVGWLAYFKDTEGNIGGVMQTDHNAK, from the coding sequence ATGCCGCGTGTAGTGCATTTCGAAATCCATGTCGACGACCCGGATCGGGCCGGCAAATTCTATCGCGAAGTTTTCGACTGGAGATTTCAGAAGTGGGAAGGCCCGGTCGAATATTGGCTGATAACCACCGGCGATTCAACCGAACCGGGGATCGATGGCGGTATGATGCGCCGACGCGATCCCCAGGGGAATGTCTACAACACGATTGCAGTCAACAACATCGATGCCTCCATCGCGAGCATCGAGAAGCACGGCGGGACGATCGTGGTACCCAAGATGCCGATCTCCGGTGTCGGCTGGCTGGCGTACTTCAAGGACACCGAAGGAAACATCGGCGGCGTTATGCAGACCGATCATAACGCAAAGTGA
- a CDS encoding nuclear transport factor 2 family protein — translation MKSIITAMILALLASGVTMGSDSSKPLSAAEQLAATERLFAATSVDSGMTVAFLRFLNDEAVVFRPGPISGRRWYSDRSNTTAYLNWQPEFIEIASSGDLGYSTGPWEYRSSRTDTTSYYGHFVSIWQRQADGKYQVLADLGIDHDAIARQLGATPLQLSTLSSPVKAVADSHDTLIAGLKAVEKAFSDATAKSSLAKGLAIFGDENIRLYRPGGFPLVGRKGLESLPEAGKSRMQVDTRFADVSANGDLGYTYGFVTLWPVDADLTSGAVHSYLRVWKKNPGGEWKIALDIALPMK, via the coding sequence ATGAAATCAATCATAACTGCAATGATATTGGCGCTGCTGGCGTCGGGAGTAACCATGGGTTCTGATTCGTCGAAACCGCTGTCGGCCGCTGAACAATTGGCTGCCACCGAACGCCTGTTCGCCGCGACTTCAGTCGATTCCGGCATGACGGTGGCGTTCCTGAGATTCTTGAATGACGAAGCGGTCGTTTTTCGGCCGGGACCGATCAGCGGCAGACGCTGGTACAGTGACCGCTCCAATACCACCGCTTATCTGAACTGGCAGCCGGAGTTCATCGAAATTGCCTCTTCCGGCGATTTGGGCTATTCCACCGGGCCGTGGGAATACCGATCGAGTCGCACTGACACGACCTCCTATTACGGCCATTTTGTCTCAATCTGGCAGCGCCAAGCAGACGGCAAATACCAAGTCTTGGCCGATCTTGGTATCGATCACGATGCGATTGCCCGGCAGTTGGGGGCCACCCCGCTTCAACTGTCGACGCTGTCAAGCCCGGTGAAGGCCGTGGCCGATAGTCACGATACCCTGATTGCCGGCCTGAAAGCTGTGGAGAAGGCGTTTTCTGATGCAACTGCGAAGAGCTCGCTGGCCAAAGGCCTGGCGATTTTTGGCGACGAGAACATCCGTCTATATCGCCCCGGAGGATTCCCACTGGTTGGCCGCAAGGGGCTCGAATCGCTGCCGGAAGCGGGTAAGAGCAGAATGCAGGTTGACACCCGCTTCGCGGACGTTTCCGCGAACGGCGATCTGGGTTACACCTACGGTTTCGTCACGCTCTGGCCGGTCGATGCCGATCTGACTTCCGGCGCCGTGCATAGCTACTTGCGCGTCTGGAAGAAGAACCCGGGCGGCGAGTGGAAAATCGCGCTCGATATTGCCTTGCCGATGAAGTAG